A window of Fusarium musae strain F31 chromosome 1, whole genome shotgun sequence genomic DNA:
AGTGCACGGCCTCTGGGTGCGAAAATCAAGGAGGCAAGAGAGAAGAACTACGGTGAGATTCTCGTGATCGGACAGAAAGATGTTGAGAACAAGCGGGTTTCGTTGGGTAAGGAGATGCTATCACCAGAGGAGGTGCGTGAGCGGTTCAAAACCATGGTAGACACATTTGCCTAGACATAGAGATGCGATGTCATGTAATAATAGCGGTAAAAACACATTTGTATGATACAATAGTCTCTATATCAGTCTTTCTTCCCTAGTCATGCTGATAGCGCGGCGCTGCCATTGTGGCGCGGCTCGTTGCTATCGCGATTTCGGATGGCCAGGTGCTGATATCGTATATGCGACAGTCAATCAGTTCCATCGTTTCAATACCCCAGGCTGTTGAGTCTGTTCGGGCTCTTGACGTACGGTAGCTGTGAAGACCATACAAGTGCGTAATCATCCCCTAGTACGACCTGGGTTCGTCGCCTGTTCATATAGGGCCCTTGAAAGATAGTCAGTACCTGGTTTGTTGATCGTAAAGTGGTCACCCGACTTACCTCTTGTGTttctcatcgacatcacCGCCAGCCTGTTCAATGCGATCAACCATGGCCTTCCTCTCTGAGAGCTGCTCACGCATATAGTCAACCGTCCGCTTCAGAACCAGGCCTTCGGATCTCCCCTGTCCTTCTAAGCCAGGCACCAGTTCGGTTAAGCGGTCGAAGCCTTCACGAATCGCTTGTCGTCGCTTCTGCTCTGATTGATGCGCATTAGCGAATATCATCTCAAGGATACACTCAGGAGTATCTCAGATATCATGCGACAGTAGATATCACGTGTAAATAGTTCACATACCAGATGCGATATGgttttgcttcttttcctcctcagtAAGTCGTGGTTTCTCATCGGCCGCACCGGCATCGCCATTGGCGGGAGACTTGTTATTCGGAGACGACATTATTTGGCCGAGTAGTGATAATGAGGAGAAGGGTAGTGAGAcgtaaacaaacaaacaaacgtGCAAAATTTGTCAAGATGCGCATAGAACTTTCATGTGAGAGAGGATATGTAGGTCGCAAATGACGTGCAAGGGTGCTGTCCCCGGATTTTCCATGTGAAAATGACACTACAGGACCCTTAGTCTGCCTGGTCCTTGCATATTGACATCCAATATGGAAGGCGGGCGTTCTCCTGGTTTGGCGATTGAATCATGTCTTGGGTTTGGTTGTTCCTGATCTGCAACACCAATGTTTTAATTTAGTCATGGTAATTATGTAATTATGTGACTTCACTCTACCGTTCTGAGTATATCCATGAGGCTCAGACTGCTTTGCTCAATACTACAAAGGCAGCTTGTTCTTATCAATGCAATCTTTCTGTTAGCTCAGTCAAAAGTAGTCATGAGGAGCGGGTATCATATGTCCTCTGGTGCTGAGACCTTGGGTCCACGATGACGGGATACAACCACTTTGCACCTATCAGCTTAAAAGAACGCTTCTGGAAACCCGAGCAACTTAGAAGAAGCCAGGAAGAGATAGAGGACTGGCAAAATGGGGACTGGTCAAGCCACATTTGTGTAGCTCGTTAAATTGCATGAGTATCCATTATATTTCCCTGGTATCCTCTATTCTTGCCTAACATCtaatcctcttcctcgccttcaccctcaaagtcctcctcttcctgtCTGAATATGACCTTCTCCGCCATAGCCATGCATTTTCTCACTGGAAGTCCAACAACGTTGTCGACACATccgtcaagcttctcaacaagtAACATGCCGCCCACGCCTTGAACAGCGTAGCCACCAGCCTTATCCGCACCCTCACGAGTCTTGACATATGCTTCAATCACATCATCAGGAAGACCATCAGATTCACTCAAGAAGTACACCTTGGTCTCTTCTGTGTAGGTGTCGATGACATAGCCCGGATGTCTCGCGTCTTCTCTTGGAGCGATTACTACAATCGATGTCAAGACCTTGTGCATTCTCTGGTCCCGCAGATGCTTTAGCATGCGAATGTGATCAGCTTCACTTCGAGGCTTCTCCAGGATCCGACCATCTTTGGTAACGATAACAGTGTCCGCAGCAATGACGAGATCAGGATCCGGTATAGATTTCAGATGAACTTCAAGTGCGGTAGTATAAACGTCCATACACTTTTGGTGAGCAGTTGCAGCTACATACTCGTAAGGACCTAGTGCAGCCTTATCGAGATTCTCGGGTTTGGTGGATGGGAGAATCTCGAGGTTTGTGAGGCCAAACTATGTTTTGTGAGAAAAAGGCCATTGGTATTGACTCCCATGTTTTTGGCTCACCTGTTGGAGCAATGCCTTTCTTCGTGGTGAGGCAGATGCAAGAATCACTCTCTTGCCGTTGAGGTGCTTCAGAATTGGGAGATCTAGCGGTATAGGACCTTTCCGTAAGGGCCGCTGAGGGGTGCTCTGGGTGGCGGTCGACTTTTCATAGTCAGGAGGTGGTTCGCTTGGTGTGTCAGCCATTTTGTCTGGCTTCTTTGATTCCTCGTGTTGGTGGAGTGAAGTTGTAAAGGTTACTCCCTAAGATGAGATCTGAATCTTGATAATGAGGTCAATGTGGGGTTGAATAATGGGAGCTTTGAGCTTTAGCAGCGCCCCGTTTGACTGGGCTTCCTGCTCCTAGCCTCTAAAGCTGCCCCTCGTAGCGACTtttcattcatcatggcaatTAATCACGTTTCCTCAGCTGGTCATGAGTTGAATGTTCAGAGCTTGGAATTGAAGTATGCATAATTCCTCAAAGACAAGTGCATTCACCTATTTGCTAACTATCTACTCCTGGAAATCACCAGATCGATTTGAATTTAACTATTCATATTGTCCAAAGTACAGGTTTCCTGATACATCTAGAGCGATCATAGCGTAGGCGATCTGCTTTGATTCGTATCATGGGTGCCTTTCAAGTTCGATGATGAAAATCAGAGCTAGTAAGAACAATGGCACCACAGAGGCGTCGCTATCAATCTAACAAGTATGAATTGTGTCGAGTAGTAGCTCTTTATTGTCTGTTGATATTCAATATTGTTGAATTCCATTATTACTGTCTGCCTTGTTGCCTTAACCTGTTTTCAGGCACACATAATAGCTCTCGGTAGGTCGAAGTGGATACCGTTACCTCCACCGGCCACCACTAGCATTGGATCCATTGAATGTGCCTCTAAACCTCGCTCTCAGCTCCAAAGAAGCCAGCCCCATTTACCACCGCATCAAAATCACCAGCATCGGAGCGTTTGTTGGGCCTGCATAGACCCGCGATAGCCTAAAGCGAAACGGGGGCCTGCAAAGCATTCGAAAGGTGCATTTTATACAGTGCATCCTCTAATTTCTGCCCTATTTTTTTTGAGGCCCGACCCTGGACTTGGTATCTTGCTTGACGCGACCATTGGATCGCACGCGTCAAAATCCACACAAGCGCCGTCGCAAACGACCTCGATCTCCAGATTTGCGATCCTCAATTGCGTCCCAACGGAGTCCTCGAGGAAAATATACAGTTATCGTCTTTGATGCCCTCGATTAGGCGATCCTATCGATTATGATCACAATGGAGAGCAAACGCAAGGCCAATGGTACTGCAGCGGTCGACAACGACGATAGAGGCTCTAAGCGTCGCAGACTTACTGTAAGTCCGACCTGTCGCTTCTCGCGAATCTGAATCTTTTCAGTCCTCGCAGATCCCCTCCTAGCACAACTTGACAACCTCTGTCACTCCACTATCACCCCGTCGATTTATTGACTGACATTGCGTTCCAGGGCGATTTCGATCTTTCCAAAGGCGAATCTCGAGAATCGACAACTACATATGGCCTGTCATTCCTAGAACATATTCGAAAAACTGCCGACAAAGCGTAATTCCAACCCGATTTCCAATTATCATTATCGTACTGACTCATCCTGCAGTGGGCGTCTTGTCGCAACCAATTTCGAAGAACTTCCACCCCGCGAAGAAAATGCAGACTATTACGAACAAACACGCATGCCCATCTCATTGTCCATGATCGAGCAGAAACTAAACGATGGCGAATTCAAGAACTTGTCTGAGCTTGAGGGCTACTTCAAGCGCATGATCAGCAACGCGAAGGAGTTCTACCCCCGGGGAACCGAGATATTCGAAGATGCGGAACGATTAAGAAAGGCTGTCAGCAATTACATGACCAAGAAAAATCCGGCATATCATGTCAGAGGTTATCAGGCTGTGCCGACCCCGTTCccggatgatgacgaggaggacgaggacaacgaggacgaagaaatgaacgacaacgacaacgaagacgaagatgagcccgaggaagaaaaagaagacgaggatgaagaggacgaggaagaggaagaagaggcgcCAAGCTCTCGTAGACGAACCATTACACTCAAGCGGAGAACACCTGGTCGTACACCTGTTCGAAGGGCGTCCACTCGAAGCAAAGAGACCCCGAGGCCAGCAGTGCAAGCCGCAAAGCCAGACCACGTCTACGAAGATGTACCCTACAAGGGGTTGACATTTCAGCAAGCCCAGGAAAAGCTCATTGAGGAGCTCATCCGACGCGAAGACCCTGGATACGATGGCCCTTACTTCGAGGCCTTCATTAACCTACCACCTCGGTCTCTCAAGGAGTATTTCAAGGTTATCAGTGACCCCATGTCGATCCGAAAACTGCAGAAGGCAGTCAAGGGTTTCCACGGCCGTGGTGGCTCAACTGGAGTTAGCGATTTCAAGTCGTGGGCTGCTTTTGAGGAGAAGGCAAAGCTATTGTGGACCAACGCGTACTTTTACAATGAAGAGGGTAGTGAGATTTACTTGGTTGCGCAGGATCTCGAGGTCAGTGCCTTCTTGCTTTCTTGATCAACATTTCTAACCGCGTTGTAGAAATTCTTTTATGATCAGTTAAAACAAGCACAAGCCGTTGTGACTGAACCTGCTCAACCGAAGATTAAACTAAAGGTTGGCGGATCCAGTGAGACGCCTACACCCGGACCGAAGAAGATCACCATCCATGTTGGAGGTCAACGAGATTCCGCGGATTTACCAGCGTCAGCTCAGTCGAAGATGGCCTTGACAAATGGTCAGACTGTGAACGGGACGGCACGCACTTCAACGCCTGCTCAAGCTGTCAACCCTCAGTTGGAAAAGGCTAGAAGCACATCGTTATCTGCCGTGCCATCTCCTAGTCCTTCTGTACAGAGTGCTGCTCTCAAGGCGGATGAGGCCTCAAGGGCATCACCAGCAGTTGCGTCACAACCGCCTAGCGCTGCACCTAGCCAAGCGACTCCTGCGGTTCCTGCGGCTGCTCCCGTTGCTGTACCTGCTCCTGTACCTGTGGCGCCGCCCCAACCGATCACCAATCCGCTTGTTAATGGGTATATGGACCAGAAGCATCCTCGTCGCGCCGGCAAAGGTAATTCGCCCAAAAACATTTGCTTGCGGTAAACACTAACAAATCTAGGTATCGACGATGCTCTTATTGAGAGTATGAAGATTCAGGTTCACCCCACTCTTCAATCACACAGTCCTATACTGGCAACCATCAGACCCAACCCTAAGGAGATGGAACAGTCTGCCACTCTCAACCTGCCACCTCATCTCACCCGTATTCTTGCCGTCACCGCAATACCCAGCCATTTACAGAATAGACAATACAGCCTATGGACACTGGTCAACAAGCAACCGCTTAAGCCCATTCATCACCAAGCTCCTGGCCAGCAACCCCATGAGCGCGCTTTTGAGGCAATGCTGCACCCAGGGCTCAACGTACTCGAGTCACATCTCATCGCTGCCATTCCACGAAATGAGCGTGTTTTAGGCGGCCCGGAGGTTGAGTTAGAAGTTTTTACCATCTCGATCAACGTCCTGAGGAATTAACActaccaacatcatcagtcaGGGCATGGGAGAAAGCAGGCGGGCAACTGCATGGACAATTCGAATAACCCTTACTAAATCTAGTGTTGGCAGCTAGTTCAGAATTGGATGAGGGAAGAGTTTGCAAGCGCGAACAATATCCTACGATGCCTTTTATGAGCAGGATATGGGAAGGCATGGGATGGTACTGGTGTTGGGCGGGTATACGGATgcgtttcttcttttctttgtggATTGGCCTAAGGAATAGGCTTATAGGGAGCATATAAATGTTCATGCTGCATCTTTTCACAGCATAGGTTAAGTGGGTAGGGTAGTACGAGGCAATATCAAACGCTGATATTCTAAATCTCCTATGGTATCTCAAGCCAAACCTGTTCCATGCGCCACGCCATGCCAAGCCCTGCATAATTTCCGAAATTTATTTTGTTCTATGATACAAGTCTAGCCAGGCGCGGGCCGTTGCTTCAGCTGCATCAAGTGCTTGAGCATGGTCTGGACAGCCACGTACTGACGAGTCTTGGGATCGTAGTAACCCGCAACGAGAACTGCCATGACCGCTGTCTTTCCCTTGAGTTCAACAATACCATCAACTCTGATGCATCCCCTACCGGGCAGGCTCTTGGTAGGCTTCCAATGGCGCAGAAAGGCGAAAGCACCAGCCATGGTTGCAgcttgaagacgaggatcGAGTTTTGCGTCTGGACCAAATGCAGCGCTGATGATCTCGTTGAAGACTGGTGGAAGATGTGCAGTATGTGCCTTAGAATCGTGCTGGACTGCTGTTCTGGTGGCAGCCGGAGGTGGGATTATGCCAGGTAGGTTTCCCACTGGCACTTGGTGCCACCCAGATGCCGGGGGATCAGGTTCACTTAAGCCGATTGCTTTTGAGATATCCAGCGCTACTTGTTTCGTTAAGAAACTGACAAAGGTCCAGCAACCCATAGCGAGAGCTTTGGGGTAAAGTGCTTTAGCAAGAAAGCTAGCAGCAATCGAGTCGATGGGTCGATCACCCCAGAAGATGCCCTCTTCGTCAATCATAATCCTTTATTGAATTAGCCAAGGTATATCATGTGTAGGTTGAAAACTCACCCAGAGACATAGTGTATCGGCGGAGGAGCAGGCGGGAAGATTATGTCAAGCCAGTACTTCCTCACGGTTATTTCTCCACCAAGAAGCTTATTGAAGGCAGGATTCCGCTCAACACCACGCTTGATCTCGTTTGCTAGACCACCTATGCAAGTGTCAGAACATGTAAATTCTCAAACTGGTTCCACTTACTCTTGATCTCCTGAAGGAGCTTCTTATCCTGGCTGACTTTGACGAATGTTTGCCACTCTGGGTCAGAACCTCGATATGGTGGTTGCTTGACTTCTTCGGTTGTGAATGGAAATGGGAGAAACACCAACGGCTCGTCAGGGTCGTGGAGGGCCTCggcttcctccttctctttttcgGAAAGCGCCTCCCATTCTGCGTCAGCCCAGTCGAATATGGGATCGAATACAACGGCGATGAAGATTTGCCAACAAGCATAGAGCACAATAGTTGTGAAGATCGCTCGGCTTCGTGGAGGGTTAGCATCGCGGTTCGCTCAACCATGACAGCTTCTATAGCCAGACATACCGGAGTCGATATCGGAAGAGAATCCATTTCGCCTTTCTCAGTCTTCTCTTAGCTTCCTCGGACCCCGCCTGGTTTGCGCTTCCGTGGTAGACTGAGTTCACCCCGTTGGCGATTGTTGAAGGATTGGGCTTAGAGAAGTAGACCGGTATAGGATTCGACTGCCTTTGGCGCCAAGGCAAGAACGATATTCGCCTGTTGAGAGGCCGACTCTGGCTGGCGACTATTCGTTGGGTTTGGAACCTCGTCATGGGGAGAACTGCTTGTCGCAGAGCTGTCTGCCGAGTTAACATGTCGCCTTCTCTGCCGCTGCCGCGGACGAGGAAAACAAATAAAAAGTGCTCAAGTTataagaagagaagatgcgATTAGTCTCGCTACTGGAGTAGTGATTCAAGGAATGGCATGCATCGTGACAATGTCGACAAACAATTATTGCAATGCTAAACTGCTGTCCCGCGGTTAGGATTGGCTTGATAGGTGGTGTAATCAATGAGACTGTGCCAAATACCCCAAATACTGTCTCGAGGACTACTGTGGCGCTAAAGTTTTGGGGGCTGTCACACTGTATGACGACCTACGGAACAATTCGAAACCCGGCCGCAACCCAACACGTGCATCATCCCGGATTCGCGTTGCCTGTATCAAGCTTGCGACGTTAAGCTATCTCAGCCTGgtcttcagcctcaagatAACCAAGCTTCATCAATCCGCATCAAAAATGAAGCTCAACATTGGGCTCAGTGCAGCCTTTGCAGGCATTGCTGCTGCATCTCAACAACCCACCGCTGACGGTACCAAAGTTTACATCCTCCGAGGATCCCATCACATCGAGCCTACGACGAGCATCACCCCCAGCGAAGCCCGTCTCATCCTGTACCAGCGCCTCGCCCCCGAGGGACAGGACTTTTCATTTCGCGATCTCACAGCctccgacgatgaagagcgTGTCGTTTCTTTAATGAACAAATATGGAAAGGCCTCTGCGCCATTGCTTTCCGATGAGAAGACCGCGACGCCGCGCCAGCTCGCTATTACCATTGACGGAATGCCCTCCTTCGAATACGAATCGTTCTTTGGCTGGCTTTTTAACACACAGCCCGACTTCACCACGGATATTAGTAAGGAGAATGGCGAGCATCCCGAGGTCTTTGTAAATGTCCTCGCCAAGATGCCCGAGTGTCCCCTGAGCCAGATTGCTGCCTTGGACGAGAAGTGTTTCAACGGTCAATCTGCTTATGCGTCATACAGCAGATCTCAGGTAACTAACTCCTATCATTTTTATTGCCCCAAGTTGTTTTCTAATGACGCGATAGGATGGTGATCACCCCACTACCCTACTAAATGAGCTTCCCAAGCTTCAAAAACTCGCCGAGTCAGGCGAACTACAGACCATCCTGGTTTTCCTGCCCATCGGCGTCGACTCTGAGGATAAGTCCGACAAGGATCAAGAGCTTCGACGTCGACAGGCTGAGACCGTTATCTCGTCTATCGAGGAGACAGCCGAGTCACCGGCCGAAACCTCTACCACACCCGCGAAGCCTTCGAACCCCATTAAAGCTGTATGCTTCACCTCAGAGGATAGCTGCATGGAAGCTACGGGCAACTGCACAGGTCACGGAAAGTGCCTGAACAAATACGGCAAAAGCAAGGACTCTTGTTTCGTCTGCCACTGCCAAGTTACCAAGTCCGAGAGTGGCAGTGTCACTCACTGGGGTGGTAGCATGTGCCAGAAGCAGGATATCAGTGTCCAGTTCTGGCTCTTCGCTGGCTTCACCATTGCCCTCCTTACCATTCTGTACATGGCCATTGGCATGCTCTTCAGCGTTGGTGAGGAGAAGCTTCCTGGAGTAATTGGCGCTGGTGTGTCGAGGTCCAAGTAAAGTTATGAAGGGGGAGATGGGAAGAATTATGGGAACTGTCGGGCTGCTGGAGTTGTGTAAGCCGACTCGGGGAGTTTTCACAACATAATGACTCCAGGGCGGCatgtatcatcatcatatgGTGTATTTGACATACGGGCGTACAAGGGCTAGGAGCTTGTATCAGGTGCCTCGATAAGGGGCTTCTTTTGTTAGAATGCGTTTCGATTTTTGCGACCAGTTCATTGAGTACAAGAGCATGCAACTATTCGACTTATGAGAGTGCCTTTTCACATGTCGTGATGAGTTAATGCCGACCCTCTTTCACATGATGGTTTTTTGAGCTTGAACATGCCATGACGCGTATTGAGCAGGGCTCCTGGTCTTCTAACATTCTTTCTTATCGGTCCATATGATGTGATGCTGTTATGTTTAAGCGCTTGCTCCGTCTCGCGTGAGTTGGATGTTTGCGTCCTGATGAGCGATTGTTGCTCTTGGTAATGGATGTTTCCTCGTAGAGTATGAGTTGTTTTATAGGAGTGCGTGAATGGAGCTTATATAATGTCTTGGCTCCGTCATGGTCTTTCGTCAAGCTCCCCTGACGTTAGCAGCTCAGGTACTCCGTAAACTCATGAAAATTGCACTCCAGCACATGCCTCTGTTAGTGGAGCTGACAAGTATGAGTAGCGGATTTCGAATCGAGCTTTGATGATATCATGCAACATCACCAGCTTGAAGCTGATACTGATAAGAAGAACACGTCGATATAACACCTCCATTGATCCAGCGACTCAATCGAGTCCTTTTGCGATTCTTATCAATGTATTTCTAAGCTTTCACCGGCATTCGCTCACCAATTCCGACCGACATGGCGTTATGAGGCTCTTGGAGCTGAAACCCCTGGATCCACCCTAAACCAACCGGACTTTCCAAGCCGCCCCATCCCGGTTTCGACGTCTTCCCTTATTAACCTACCTACTGATAAATACTAAGGTAACTAATACTACACGACTTAAAGAGCCGGGCTTTTCTGCTTTTCGTCAAAAGTCCGCCGGACTTGTCACAGTACACCGCCTTCCATTCCTCTCCTGCAAGCTCTTTATGCACTGCGGATCACAGTTATGATATCCTCCAACACAGACAGGCCCAAGCCCGCAACGGCTAAATGGGGTGCTGCTTGTGCGCAGTGCTCTACAGCGAAAGCCAAGTGCATACGGTCAAATAACACTCCTGGATCAAAGTGCGACAGGTAAGCTTATTCTTAACCCCCTTTTCTACGTTTCAATGGTTTCTCAGACGTGTTGAGCCACGTGGGATGCGGCTCCGAAAGCCCCGAGATTTCCGGAGCACTGTGACCGGATCTTCGGCGGTCATTACGGAGCCTCTCCATAATTAATCCCGGGACCGCGGTTGAAAAGAGAAAATGGGACTGACACATGCTTTACAGATGTGAACGACTAGTCAAGAATTGTACAGAGCAGGTTCATCGACCCAGGAAAAAGAGAACTGTCAAACCATCGTAAGTTAACCTATCATACAACCCTAACAACACATCGCATCCACATATCATCCGTTACTGACATGATTCAGACGAACTGCTCAAATAGAAGAGAGACTTAATGGACTAgtcaatcttctcaaagcaGGTGGCCTCACCAATGCCGATCTTGCAACAGACACTACTTGCATCCCAACTGAGGTTGACCCTACCACTGCTGATCAAAGGAAGCCTTCAACGAAAGAAAGAGATTCTTCACTCTCTCCTGAGACAATAGATTGGTCAATACCTGATACTTACAACTCATATGCTCCTCCACAATGTATCTGCAGACAGACTAGTGGAGTAGCTCCCCCTCCTCCGGCCTCAGATGAGgagctcttgaagctctATCGAAAAGAGTTGCAGGCTCTTCACCCGTTCGTCATTATCCCCGATGGCGTCACAGCAGCGAAACTGAAGACTACGCGGCCTTTCCTCATGTCAGCCATTCGCATGGTTACATCTTATCGCAGCCTGAGGTCGATGAGGGCACAGATGTATCATCTGATGAAGTACATAGCAGACCACATGCTCATACGCTCTGAGCGATCCTTGGACTTACTACTTGGAATCATTGTCATAATTGCATGGTATAAGTATCACTGCTTCATGCACGCACAGCTAAACAACTTAATTGCCTTGGCTTCTACTCTTGTGGGAGAGTTGGGCTTACACCGCAGTCCAAGTGTTCTCGAGCGGACCAGCTTGATGGTTGTGACACCATTTCAACCCGCAGCAAGGACCAacgaggagaggagagcctTGTTAGGAGTGTGGTATTTATCTTCATCGTGAGTTGCACCACTATCAAAGGCCGGTTCTTCTGGGATTAACTGTTGTCAGGATGTCTCTTGGGTTCCTACGGATAGAACCCATGCGGTACACCAAATACATCCAACAATGTCTGGCTGTTCTTGAGCAGGAAAGGGAATACGACACAGACATGCGCCTCGTGACACTCGTCAGGATCCAGCACTTGACAGAGAGAATTGCACAACTCAATGCTCCAGATGACCCGGCGGAAGAAGTTGTTGGTCTACCAGCAGCTCCATTATCAGCCTACGTTTCTGCGTTCCATGGTGAGCTCGACAGAATCAGGAATGGGTCATCTCCTGAGCTTCAAAACGACAGTGAGTTCTAGGGCTGGTTAATCTACGCTACCGATTTACTGATATTAACTTTTACAGGAGTAATAAATATGTTTCTAAATACGGCTATGCTCCGGTTGTATGAACCTCCTATACTAGA
This region includes:
- a CDS encoding hypothetical protein (EggNog:ENOG41) — translated: MTRFQTQRIVASQSRPLNRRISFLPWRQRQSNPIPVYFSKPNPSTIANGVNSVYHGSANQAGSEEAKRRLRKAKWILFRYRLRRAIFTTIVLYACWQIFIAVVFDPIFDWADAEWEALSEKEKEEAEALHDPDEPLVFLPFPFTTEEVKQPPYRGSDPEWQTFVKVSQDKKLLQEIKSGLANEIKRGVERNPAFNKLLGGEITVRKYWLDIIFPPAPPPIHYVSGIMIDEEGIFWGDRPIDSIAASFLAKALYPKALAMGCWTFVSFLTKQVALDISKAIGLSEPDPPASGWHQVPVGNLPGIIPPPAATRTAVQHDSKAHTAHLPPVFNEIISAAFGPDAKLDPRLQAATMAGAFAFLRHWKPTKSLPGRGCIRVDGIVELKGKTAVMAVLVAGYYDPKTRQYVAVQTMLKHLMQLKQRPAPG
- a CDS encoding hypothetical protein (EggNog:ENOG41), translating into MSSPNNKSPANGDAGAADEKPRLTEEEKKQNHIASEQKRRQAIREGFDRLTELVPGLEGQGRSEGLVLKRTVDYMREQLSERKAMVDRIEQAGGDVDEKHKRALYEQATNPGRTRG
- a CDS encoding hypothetical protein (EggNog:ENOG41), whose protein sequence is MKLNIGLSAAFAGIAAASQQPTADGTKVYILRGSHHIEPTTSITPSEARLILYQRLAPEGQDFSFRDLTASDDEERVVSLMNKYGKASAPLLSDEKTATPRQLAITIDGMPSFEYESFFGWLFNTQPDFTTDISKENGEHPEVFVNVLAKMPECPLSQIAALDEKCFNGQSAYASYSRSQDGDHPTTLLNELPKLQKLAESGELQTILVFLPIGVDSEDKSDKDQELRRRQAETVISSIEETAESPAETSTTPAKPSNPIKAVCFTSEDSCMEATGNCTGHGKCLNKYGKSKDSCFVCHCQVTKSESGSVTHWGGSMCQKQDISVQFWLFAGFTIALLTILYMAIGMLFSVGEEKLPGVIGAGVSRSK
- a CDS encoding hypothetical protein (EggNog:ENOG41~BUSCO:EOG092643IE) — protein: MADTPSEPPPDYEKSTATQSTPQRPLRKGPIPLDLPILKHLNGKRVILASASPRRKALLQQFGLTNLEILPSTKPENLDKAALGPYEYVAATAHQKCMDVYTTALEVHLKSIPDPDLVIAADTVIVTKDGRILEKPRSEADHIRMLKHLRDQRMHKVLTSIVVIAPREDARHPGYVIDTYTEETKVYFLSESDGLPDDVIEAYVKTREGADKAGGYAVQGVGGMLLVEKLDGCVDNVVGLPVRKCMAMAEKVIFRQEEEDFEGEGEEED
- a CDS encoding hypothetical protein (EggNog:ENOG41), yielding MESKRKANGTAAVDNDDRGSKRRRLTGDFDLSKGESRESTTTYGLSFLEHIRKTADKAGRLVATNFEELPPREENADYYEQTRMPISLSMIEQKLNDGEFKNLSELEGYFKRMISNAKEFYPRGTEIFEDAERLRKAVSNYMTKKNPAYHVRGYQAVPTPFPDDDEEDEDNEDEEMNDNDNEDEDEPEEEKEDEDEEDEEEEEEAPSSRRRTITLKRRTPGRTPVRRASTRSKETPRPAVQAAKPDHVYEDVPYKGLTFQQAQEKLIEELIRREDPGYDGPYFEAFINLPPRSLKEYFKVISDPMSIRKLQKAVKGFHGRGGSTGVSDFKSWAAFEEKAKLLWTNAYFYNEEGSEIYLVAQDLEKFFYDQLKQAQAVVTEPAQPKIKLKVGGSSETPTPGPKKITIHVGGQRDSADLPASAQSKMALTNGQTVNGTARTSTPAQAVNPQLEKARSTSLSAVPSPSPSVQSAALKADEASRASPAVASQPPSAAPSQATPAVPAAAPVAVPAPVPVAPPQPITNPLVNGYMDQKHPRRAGKGIDDALIESMKIQVHPTLQSHSPILATIRPNPKEMEQSATLNLPPHLTRILAVTAIPSHLQNRQYSLWTLVNKQPLKPIHHQAPGQQPHERAFEAMLHPGLNVLESHLIAAIPRNERVLGGPEVELEVFTISINVLRN